DNA from Ziziphus jujuba cultivar Dongzao chromosome 2, ASM3175591v1:
tcttTCATTCATGTTCTTATGGAATTCAGGTTCTTAGTTTAATTTGGATacttaaaattatcattttcaattaaaatgaaTGATGGATCAGGAGCTCAGTTACTTGCATCTATTGGCAGGATATGTACGGAAAACACTATAAAAATTGAATAcgtgtaaaattttatatattggaGGCTTGGGACCCTTGAATtaggaaatattaattttatataacgAGCttgaattattgttttatacATTAATTAAGAAATGATGCACTAGCATGCGTCacaaataattgataatatttaataactggAATATTGAAAAGCATATGAATATGATTATAATAATGTATTAagtttgtaatattataatctTTACTAGAACATGAAaccattattttttcaataatgaccaatatatatatatatatatataaagttcgtAATATTATATACCTTTACTTTGATGTTATATTTCAAACGATGTAAACACTTTATAGTCTTTGGATTCTCTATTTTTGGTGGTATAGGTAAGTTCTTTTAGGTCTAACTATAAGATcaataattcattttttcatttatttaaaaaaaataaaaattaaaaaaaaaattaaaaaaagagggTTTTGAATCCAGGGAAAACAGGGGTTTCGATAACTTGGCAAGATATGCACCAAAAAACAATGTGAAAGTTCAGTTGGAATTAAAAGTTGTAATATGTATTTAAGttgcaataaaataattaatttatataatatattctctATAGAAGATATCCATCTCCTATTAGACTGGGTCAGAGTTTGGGCTTGGAATGGATAAGAGGGACTTGGTCTTGCCCTTGGATTCAGTGAAGTTAATGGGCTTTATCCATAAGAAAATTGGCCCCTTGTTGTGACACCCTCGTATTGCcacttttaataattaatttgagctttaatttttattcacaTTTATTTACCAGAGTTGAGTTATAAACtttgaaagtaataaaattcataaataacataattttataatttttttttacagataattttataatatcatcCACACAACTTTTGGaatcaattgttattattattagaaaatattttatttatattcctCAAGAaattgcttttatatatatttagatacatgcttattttataaatgttacaacttataacaaaaatatataatttataatgatTGAAAATTTCAGATTGTGTGAGAGCTATCTGTACGTATAGAATTGGAAGATCATCAATAGAGGGTTGTCTATCATTTCCTAATTTTACATTTTCTAAATAACTACCGAAGAATTAATGTGGCAATACTACCAATTgctgtttgcttttttttttttttttttttaacttatttgaaTAAACGTTCGTTTGCTTAAGACACCTCAGGTTTGttctatttcaaattttatttgaatttaccTCTTATGCGGTTAATCTCTATTTAAAATTATCTCTCctgtgtgatttttttttttttaaacaaagtacttaatttataaactatttaaaatttctCGCCTTTCATGTGATTTGACTACTGTAGCTATCCTACCTGATCATgccaactattttttttttatatgttttaatgattattttcttttatatgtttaCCATTACAATTTTAGtgcatattttgtattttttttatattttctattatctGTATAAATACgtagaaaattaaatatgttatattatttcttaatttggTTGTTCTATTCAGTTAATAATTATGcgatatatacaaaaaaatataacctGCATTTTTGTCAAGAACATGGGTTTCTTAAAGGCTAATTTAGTTTAAggggaaatttttttataaatttctattgttattggtttttcaaagaaacgaaaaagggaacaaaaattttcttaaaagataataatatatatatatatatatatatatatttatgtaaatataaaaatcatacggaaaatgaaaaacaaaatctaataaaactctatttgaaatttaagagGTTAAAACGTCCTAAATATCGTTGTCCTCTTTATCTCATATGCATATGCTTTGGGTTCCGATTTCGGTGGGTAAAATTTGTGGAGTTTCCATTTTACATTATGCCAAGGCAGTGGATCGGCGATCGAAGAGTAGGAAACTCCTCTTTATTCTTTCTCTACATGTTTTCATACCTTGCCACAAtggatttttcaatttttacatcTTTTCATCTCTCcatctcttttcttcttcatcttcaactagaaatctTAAAGCGAAATCCATACCCAAACAAAAGCTGATATCAATGTGAGAGAGTAGAAGAGATTTGGCataatttcccaaaaaaaaaaaaaagagagatttggacatattatttctttttattttgttcaaaaagAGATCTGGGAAtagaatttttacttttttttttgttttgttttttttctttttatgggtAAGAAAAATGGTGTTACATGTAGGTAGAGAAGAGAAAGGATTTGAAGGGCGTTTTGcaaggggggaaaaaagaaaaaagcaaggggggaaaaaagaaaaaaaaaaagaagaagaagaactaaaaaagagggaaaaaaaaatttagagagaaaaagagagcgTTTAAGATAGGGATTAGAGATTTTGGGGGCTGAGATCTGTAGAAaggagaaaggaaaataaattcgTGGATATTTTTTAGCTTGTTatttaaaagttcaaaattttagtattaataaaaataaatataaaaatatcgaatattattaaatattgataaaattttataaaaaaatattgataaaaattcataaaaaactaacaaaaatgatgaaattttttataaaaaaataaaaaattttattaaaattttaaaattaatttatttaattaattaattatggttataagaattgaaaatatctataatgaatattatattCTTCTTAATCAATGAGTTTATAATAAACATTGGTGGTtattatatatagtattattaataaaaatatatatttgataaaattatttattaattaaaatatataatacagctattacaattatatcatatttcatatatgtcattttaattgattttttttaaaaaataggatAGATAAACTTATTGGATGTAATTTTGAATACTATTTGCTAaatgtgaattttatatttttattttattttagtttttgaaaggcaattaaaagtaaatatccaattaaaaaaattaatttggccccaaaaaaattatgtttctttgttttgttatgaATCTTTCACTTGACATGCAGAGAATATATTATAGCAATTGTTTCGTGTTATATAGTTCAATTATTTCAATCGATATGTAATGTGTCGTGCTACTCAATTTCGGTCATTTACCCGTGAATCCAATCTGATgatttgcaaaaatattaaatatcatcatgtgattaaaatttaaaaataataagatgtattctatattttttaataattaatttatgttaaaatattatattttatgccttcaacttttacaaaaataagaaagagtTAAAGCAATACAAGCAAGATAATGAGTAACAAAGTTAGAGCTTCGTGGTGGAAAGCCATACTGAAACCAGTAAAGTTTTGCATTTAATATTCTGTAGACATGTAAAACTAGGGTACAATCCGCATCCACAGGCATAAAATACCTAGAATATCTCATATAagagaatttttatattttggattttttttatctagAATTATTTGGGAAAACACCTCTCAAAATTTGATTTggtatgttaatttttttataatatcccATCACATATATATGCCGAGAGATAATTGCCTGAATAAATTCTAGACAAAATGTCTTTTATAAGAGAATTCCCATATATCAAGGggaatatagtttttttttttttttttttgggtaattaaggGGAATATAATATTGGTATAACAATTAGAGGATTTTTCTTATGAGCAGAGAGTCCAAAAACATCTTCCATGTCCAAGTCCTTTGGTGTTGGAGCAATATTATTACCACCCGGAAGCTTCCAATCAAACCAATATAAAAGACTAGCCATAATATACTCAACTGTAAAAACACCAAATTTTAAACCAGGACATCCTCTTCTTCCAAAACCAAAAGGAATGTAATGAGAATCTAGGCCTTTGAGATCAATCTGGTTGTTCTCAAATCTTTCAGGGACAAACTCTTCTGGTCTATCCCACAAATTAGGATCCGTTTGGATTGCCAATGAATTTATAAGAACTCTGGTTTTTGGAGGAATATCATAGCCTCCCAAATTCACTCTTTCTGATGCTTCTCGGAAAATCAAAGCAGCTGGTGGATGTAGCCTTAGAGTTTCTTTTATTACACATTTCAAGTAATCCATTTGATTCATATCATTCACTTCTATCCTTGATTTTTTTCCTATCACTTTTCGCACTTCGTCTTGAGCTTTCTTCATCATACTTTCATTTCTCAGCAGCTCTGCCATTGCCCATTCCACTGTTGATGAGGTCGTATCACTTCCTGCCATAAACATGTcctggtatatatatattgatataaattAAGACAGTTTCAGTATCTATAGttgtattaatttaaaaaaaaaaaaatcatctttttgACTCCATCCAACAGTTTATATTGAGCACTTAGCAGCTTGTAATTATCAATGACTATAAGCCATATAACGCCCAATATAAGCTGTCtgacgtgtatatatataaaaatagagagagagagagagagagagagagagagagaagtaaaCCAATAATATGGCTTTGAGATTGTCACGAGTGAGAtccatctggagcatgccatcTTTCTTAAGTTGAAAGAGAATATCCACAAAGTCTTTGTTGTCAGAATGATCACTACTACTCCCACGACCGGCCTCGTGATCTTTTAAAACCTGCTCGAGAAAAGGGTCTATTTCTCCAAAAGTTGCCTTGAGGCTTGAAATCAAGCCAGTAAGATGATCCATCCAACTCAAAGCAGGGAAGAAATCACCAAAACTGAAACTTGTAAACTGTATCATAACCCTCTTGATAAGCTCTCCAAACTTGCTCTTACCATCATCTTCCTCGAACTTGTTCCCAAGAATACATCTCAAAACTATGTTGTTCAAGGTTGCAATCAGCATCTCGCTCAAGTTGACCTTATTCCCTCTCAGGCTTGCATCGCGTAGCTTATGAATAAACCCTGCAGTTTCTTCTTCCCTCACGAACTCAAAGGATAAGACTCTTTTCAGGCTCAAAAGTTCAAGAACACAAACTTTCCTGCCTTGCCTCCAGTATTCACCATATGGCGCGAACCCAATATCTGCACACCCATAAAAGAAGATCCTGGCAGCCGTAGAAGTGGGCCGATTGCAGAAAATGACATCATGGTTGTTCGCGATTTCCCTGATCATATCTGCAGATGAGACCACGAGGGTTGGAACATTGCCAAAGTGCAAGAGCATTAGGGGTCCATACTTATGAGAGAGTGCTCGGAGAGAGCGATGTAGAAGGGTTCCAACCTGATGAAAGTTTCCAATTATTGGTAATTTTGGTGGGGATGGAGGTAATTTAAGTTTGCTGGTTGGTCTACGCATGAAAAATTGGGAAAATAGCAAAAGAGAAAGGAGGAAGAGGAAGATAGAGATGAAGATGTTACTCATGGGGAGTAGGCTGCTTTCCATCATAATTGGTAATAGAGCCATATTCCCAAGTGTTTAGTATACAAGGAATTGATAACGATTGCCCtggtcaacatatatatatatatatatatatacacgccaACACGCATATACACAGAAATACTTGAATcaaatctttattattttaactgatatcaaaattttctttttctatctttaaattatataaaaaattaaaatttaaaattatatttattaattaatgaattccaaccaaatttattttttttaaataatgttttaatatattactaaaattcatatttgatcagatttttatattttaaattttaacacatgatataatacaaaatttaataggaaaaaatttgacattaaaatcatcaaaccaaaataatgtaaataagactttacatatatatagtcttttatttatccaaaattttggaccaaaaaatcacattatgcacatttattattgtttgttgGCACATGAATGCGATCATGACCTagataaaagaattatatatgaattatatatatatatatatatatatatatatatatatatagtgattcTCTCATTCGAAAATCTGTATAAAACTTTATCCAGAATATATCCTATTACAaagatatatatcatattacTAGTATTAGATTGTCTTGCACTTTCCTATTATTGGTAATAagaaaaaatcttatatatataattttgatattagaaATTTACAAGGGATTTATTATGTCATGGTTGCgatgcaaaaaaaaatttatatatatatcattcaacttttaaaaaattcaataaagtaccaataataatatttttggaaaatttactaataataattattagtgaatcacataatatttgaattttcctATTCTatttaaatagattttatttatttttaaaaagtaataaaaaatttaaataatatgtcaTTATTTGAATAATATAGGTTGGTACATATAGAAGTTATCTataatatccatatataaaatCCTTGTATAGTTTTTA
Protein-coding regions in this window:
- the LOC125422450 gene encoding phenylacetaldehyde oxime monooxygenase CYP71AN24 — its product is MALLPIMMESSLLPMSNIFISIFLFLLSLLLFSQFFMRRPTSKLKLPPSPPKLPIIGNFHQVGTLLHRSLRALSHKYGPLMLLHFGNVPTLVVSSADMIREIANNHDVIFCNRPTSTAARIFFYGCADIGFAPYGEYWRQGRKVCVLELLSLKRVLSFEFVREEETAGFIHKLRDASLRGNKVNLSEMLIATLNNIVLRCILGNKFEEDDGKSKFGELIKRVMIQFTSFSFGDFFPALSWMDHLTGLISSLKATFGEIDPFLEQVLKDHEAGRGSSSDHSDNKDFVDILFQLKKDGMLQMDLTRDNLKAILLDMFMAGSDTTSSTVEWAMAELLRNESMMKKAQDEVRKVIGKKSRIEVNDMNQMDYLKCVIKETLRLHPPAALIFREASERVNLGGYDIPPKTRVLINSLAIQTDPNLWDRPEEFVPERFENNQIDLKGLDSHYIPFGFGRRGCPGLKFGVFTVEYIMASLLYWFDWKLPGGNNIAPTPKDLDMEDVFGLSAHKKNPLIVIPILYSP